The stretch of DNA ATTATGTCTAGTACTAAGGAGGCCTATCCATATATGTGCTTTGTGCTTTCCGCGTTTGCTTATTAAGTGTTTGTATTTACATTGTTACGAAGAAAGTTATATTATAGGAAAAATAAGTAGGCAGCCATTTTTGTAATCCAATAGattttattcctttaaatgtTTATATATTTTTGGGCAAATGTCAATGCCTCCTTTAATGTTTGGATACTATATTGTTAGCAAAATGGTGATACGTACACTTGCAATTTTAGATAGGTTGAATTAGGATGAAGTCTTGTCAGCGTCATCAGAAtccaatatatatttatatatgtgagtGGATGAATCGAGTTGGATTAGGTCAATTGAGATGCAAGTCTTTTTTGGTGAATAGAAGGGCAATTATTTAAGAGACACATGAATTGAGATTTCATGGTCATCAATATAGAGAGAGATGGATGAGACACTAATCCATGGGGATTAGTGGTAGATAGTGTGTGGCATTTGCAATAATGAGTTAAGTATCATATGCATTTGTTTTCTAATGATTTGTGCTTTCCCGTGTTTCATAGATTTTCCTACACACAGATTTACTATAAATCTTGTCTTGTCCTATATTTCATGTGTTATTGTTCCTCCCTCAGTCAACGTGATCTATGATTTGGATCTAAGGTATGAAGTGCATTAGATCTTACAAATCGAGTGCCAACATTTATTAAAGGCCTTACGGCTTATCATCTTATTCTATATAATTGGGTCGCTTAATCATTATgtttttcttttgtatttatgtCAAATGCAAAACGTAAATATGGCATCATCAACTTTTCCCTAATGCCCAAGGATTGGAACAAAAATGCATATCATATATCATCTCTTattcatattatattttttatcggGAACATCAAAACTAGATTTAATCCTAAGCGTCAATATCTTTCTAAGCTAAGCTAAGCTAACAATGGCTTCTTTaatcttcttcttatcttttaaATCTAATTAATGTATCCATACTTCCTCTAATTTCGTCTCCAAATTGGTCAGGTTCTATGAAAGTGGTCGTTGTAATCTTTCCTTAAGTGTTTTACGATGCACAAACCTAAAAGTTATATTTGAGAACATGTTTGCATTTCTAATGTTTAGTTGGAAAAAGAGATTTGAATACTTTGAGTATCCgataaataatagatgaaaattgtattttattcaataaaattatatttcaaaagttcattgaatatttttgataaatttacTCTTCTGATGttcttaatatttattcaaaaataaatatatatttttttaattaaattaatatatatatatatataataaaaaaaatgaatgtatgtaatcttataaaaattttgtatggcccaaatatataataaataaaaatatataatcacataaataaatataaaataatttttagaaataaataaataaataaaattttatcttaaaaatattttatcttactAAATTATTTtggtaatattataattttagattAAGTTACAAGGTATTTTTGAAActtaaaaaattacattagtATCCTGCAAATGCAAAGATATTAATACTATCCTAAAGTAGTATATAAGTATTTCCAATACAATATTAAGACTAAATGTGATTTGAAAAAAATTTACCAAACACTAATCTACATTTGAAATATGCATTGGGTCTTCGATGCACATTTGAAATGTATTCCTAAATGTACCATAAAATATCATTCATATGATGTTTATATACATAATTTCACAATTGATCCGACTATAATTGGATTTGAATCggaattaaaattttgaataaaaaattaaaaattaaaacagATGACTTTGGTAGAGAATCGAAATGATTAATTCCCAAATTGAAATTGGAAATTTCCAAACACTAATCTACATATGAAATATGCATTGGGTCTTCAATGCACAATTGAAATGTATTCCTAAACGTACCCTAAAATATCATTTTTTAGATTATACAtaatttcacatttatcataGATCAATTGATCCGATTATAATTTAATTTGAATCGGAATTAAACTTTcgaatcaaaaaaattaaaaattaaaaattaaaatagatggTTTTCCAAATTGAAATTGGAACCAAAATTTTTTAattgaaatttttaatttttaactgAAATTAAAATTGAAATTGAACAAAAAATAGAACCacatgaaatggatttgatttcaatttcaaatttagtaaaaaaatatttaaaaattatattagcatctTGCAAATAAATGCTAAGATACTAATACTATCCCGAGGTAGTATATAAGTATTTCTAATCAACATTAAAATCATATATGATTTAAAGAAAATTATCAAACacaaattcatatttgaaatgtaacatTTCAAATGTGTTTCCAAACGTATTTTAAATTATCATTCATATGATGTTTAGAATATACATAATTTCAGGTACATAATATATCAataaatttgatttgaataagaattaaatttttgaatcaaaaaaaaaaaaaaagatagtgtCGGTTCAGAATAGAAACGGTTGATTCCTAAATTGAAATCGGAACAATCGGATTCTGAACCAAAAATAGAACCGCATGCATGAAATGGATTCCATTTCAGtttcaaatttagtaaaagggAAGTCACTGGTAGGCATATCATTAGGTAGGATGGATGGTGTATCGATtaagcatctccatgcctttttcTCTTCAATTAGTAGTTCCACAAATCTATCTATATGGTTAAACCTCTCCACCCAACACCTGAACTTGGAAGTGCAGCAGCTGGAAGGCACACTCACCAACTCCACTTACCATACCTGCAGATTTGTTGGATGGCAGCCACCAACACCtaataagttttgcatgcatatATATCACCCAAACAGGAAGCACACACACCacaagcagcagtagcagcagcgaTGGCTTGTGCCTCAGGTGTTAGGGTAAACCCTAATAACCAGCAGCAAAAAGAGGAAGAGAACCTTATcgatgaagacgaagaagaatTCATCGAGCTCGACTTGGAGGTGCTGAACCGGATTCCGACGCCGAGGTACTACGAGAGCTATCAGGTAACCAGCGATGCCCTCCTCGCCAACTGCCTCCTCCCCGTCAGGTACGTATGCAACGCTATTCCCATTGACAGCAGCTTGCATGGGCAGCACCCCTCGATGAAGCCGCAGCAGTACTACTACAAACTACCTCCCATGGTGACGACGACAGGCACCAAGAGTAGCCCAAGGTAACTCCGTTGGACCAGAAACAAGGTGTCGATCATACGATCCTGCTTGTTAGATTGTGTAACCGGTGCATGTCAACTATG from Musa acuminata AAA Group cultivar baxijiao chromosome BXJ2-11, Cavendish_Baxijiao_AAA, whole genome shotgun sequence encodes:
- the LOC135627150 gene encoding uncharacterized protein LOC135627150, which gives rise to MACASGVRVNPNNQQQKEEENLIDEDEEEFIELDLEVLNRIPTPRYYESYQVTSDALLANCLLPVRYVCNAIPIDSSLHGQHPSMKPQQYYYKLPPMVTTTGTKSSPSQIS